Genomic window (Streptomyces sp. RerS4):
CGCCTACCTCACCCTCGGGGGTCGGAACCCGGCCCTGCTCCCGCCAAGCCTCGCCCAGCTCATCGAGAATCAGATCACCGACCCGAACACAGGAAAGTTCCGCGGCGAGCTCGACGACGGAACCCGCTACCTGCTGCCCGGCCAGGCTCCCGGCAGGTCCCGTAACCCCCTCGGCGTCGGCGAGCTGATGCGTCTGCACGCTCTGCCTACCCGCCCCGCCCGCAACACCGCAATGATCGAGGCAGTCACCGACCTGCCACCCATCGTTGTCGCCGACCTCTTCGGCCTGCACCCCGACACCGCGACCCGCTGGGCCGGCTACGCCAGCGACAGCTGGACCCACTACCTCGCGGCACGTGAGAAGCGCGGCCGGGCGGCTACAGGCCTGGCCACGGATCGCTGCCGCTGACCCGCACCTGCACCTGCACGACCGGCTGCTCGCCGCCCACCTGAAAGGGCGCTCATCTGAGGTGTGACGTCTGGCGTTCAGGAGCCGGCTGGAACGGAACCATTGGTGTTCAGCAGGGTGAGGCCGAGATGGGTCAGCGTGTGAAGGGCAACCTTCCGCTGCCGGGTCAAAGTGGTCAGCCCGGCGCTGCGCAGGGTGGTGGCGTGCTCGCTCGCGCTGGCCGGTGATATGCCCGCCAGCTGCGCGAGCTGCGTAGTAGTGCACGCAGGATGGTCGGCTATCACGCACAGCACGATTGCCCTGGTACGGCCGAGGAGTGCGGATAGAGTTGGCGGCACCGGGGCATCGACCTGGCGCATATCCGTGGGGGAAGCCCAAAGGGCAGCCGCGTGGACCGGGTTGTTCAGAGCCGGATACACCATGACGACCGTCTCGGCCTGGGGGCTGGCGAACAGCTGTGGAACCGGCCCGCAGAACACCGACGGGGCCAGAATGAACGGACGGCCCCCCAAGTGGAAGTCGGCCTCCGGGTGGATCAGGGGCCGATAGCCCGGAATCTCGAGCACGGGGGGCTGCCACACGGCCATCGGGCGCAGACTGTCCAGCAGTGCCCCTGCCCCGCCCTGCACCATGAGCCGCCCACGCCGGGCCACCTCCCCCACCAGGTGCTGGTCGATACGCCCCCAGTACGGGTCAACCGCCACCCGGTTCCAGCCCTGTAACGCGACGGCCATCCTTCGCACCGTCCGCGGGTCGCCATCCATCGCTTCGGCCAGCCACGGTGCCCGCCGCGTACTCGCGCGCGGAAGTACGGAGAACTCCGCGTGCAGCCGCCGGTCCGACGCACTGATCAGCCGCTCTATCCCCTCGTCCATACAGCCCACCGCGCCCACGAGAGTGAACAGATCGACCAGGCCCCCAGCAGAAGAGCTGAGAAACCGCGCCGTTTCCCTCCCATCGGCGCCGATCTGCGGACCGGTACGCGCACGCCAACCACCGAACAGCGCCGCACGGTCACGTCGCTGCACAGTCTGCAGGCTCAGCTGCGTCTCTGCCAGCGGCCCCAGCACCGTGACCTGCACCTGCGCCAGGTCCTCGACAGTGAAGTGAACCCGTAGCACGACATCCCCCTCGCCCCTGGTGATCCTTCCCATCGCTCTCGTTTCGGGACAGGCCGAAACGAGTCGAACTCCGCACCGGGATGGGCGCAGGGTGTACCTGATCGGTCACGCGGGCGCCCGTCACGATGCACGGAGGCGTGGGGGACTACAGCGGCCGCTACTGAGACGTATGGGTCCAGCTCAGTGGTCAAGCAAAGGATGCTCGCCAAGGCCCGGTCCCTGCCGCGGAAAGCGGCGAAAGCGAGTGCACGAAGAGCATGCGCATTCGGCCGCCCGCCGCCTGGCGTGGCCGGCCCACGACGAAGGAGAAGCATGGGAATTCGCAGGAAACTGGCTGCTATCGGGGTGGGCGCGGCACTGGTTGTCGGCGCTATGGCCGTTCCGGCGCAAGCGGCATCCTCGGGCGGGGTCGCTCCGCACGTGGCGGTGCAGGCGAGCACCGTCGGCGACGCCGCTACCGCCGCGCCCCGGTGGCAGTACACCGGGGCCAGGTACTACTGGGCGATCGAGTGCAATTGGGATGCCAACGAGCTGACCTACGCCACGGGATGGCCGACCCAGTGCCGCGGCCCGCACACCGACGGCTACTACTACCTCTGGGCCTACCACTAGACCAGGGGATCGCACATTCCCGCTTCAGGACTGGCTGCGGTAGACCAGTCGTGTGGCTCATGGCCATCTGACTGAGTAGGTGTTTTGAACGTCGACTGCGAGTCGGTGCAGGTCAGCGGTCGATGGTTCCGGCGGATCCGCCGGAACCATCGAGGCCCGGAGCGTCGGGATGTGCCGGCTCGCGCCGGGCGATAGACAGGTGGTGTGACGGACCGAGGAGAGCCGGGCGCCGGCGACGAGGACGAGGCTCTGCCCGAGCTGTGCGATCTGTGCGGGGCGGTGGTGGCGGGCAGTACCGAGTTGTATGCCGTGGTCCCGGAATCGTCAGCCGTCCACTCCGTCGACCCACGGCTCGACGGGAAACGCATGGTCGTGGGCTGCTCGCGCGAGCACCTGGCCGAGCTCGTCGAGCAATACAAGAACCGACCGTTCATCGACGCCGAGCTGTGGGCGGGCAAGGTCGGCGTGAAGGTCGGCACGGGCACAGGTCGGCGGATGGACGTCGGGCGTAACCGAGCCGACCCGCTCGCGGAGCGTGCCGTACTTGAGCGCTGGCATGTTCTGCAGGAGGTGTCCTCGACGGCTCCCGCGGCCTCGCCTCCCCAGGCCCATCAGCACGCGGTCTGCCTGGTCGAGGACGCCGGCCACACGCCGCTGTACGCCGCTGGGTCCGCTCCGGTCAGGGAACTGAGCCACAGGGCCGTGCGCGACTGGAGCACCTGCTCGCCGGAGCGGTGACCTCCTCCCTGAACCAGTTCGTCGCTTTCGGCCAGTGGGAACGGTCTTTCAGGTCACTGCTACCGAAGGCCCCGGCTCAGAAGACGCCGGCACCCCACTCTGGAATCCAGTGCGGTCGCTGCCCGGCAAAGGGTCGGAAAGCGATCGGAACACTCCGGGGGAAGGAGCACGTCATGGGGGTACGAAGGCGAATGCGCGGGACCGGTATCGCAATGGGGGCCGCGGTGGTGGCGGTGGCGGTGGCATCTGGGCCGGCGGCGAGCGCCGACCAGTGGCGGCCGCGGCCGGGGACCTTGTACATCTCCGACCTGCCCAAGACCGAGTCGTGGCGCGCCGCACCGGTCGCGCGGGGCTGGGGCATGTCACACGAGTGTCTGGCGAACTGGCCGGAAGGCCGGCCCGAGGTCAACGTCTGGCACCGGGACTTCAGCACCGCGGAGACCGCCTACGCCGAGCAGAAGGTGGTGGTCTTCGCCACCGAAGCGGAAGCCATCACCTTCGCGGAAGAGACCCGCGAGAGCTACGCCGAGTGCGCGAACCGCCCGCAGGAACCCGGGGTGACCGCCACCGGCTACGACCACGGCGTACTCGACGTGGAGGAAGGGGCGACGTTGCACGGGATGTACACCTTCGACGCCCAGGCATCCGACCGCCCGCACTTCAACTACCTCTGGGGCGTCGGCCGCGACGGAGACACCGTCACCCTGAACATGTGGCAGAGCTACTGGGGCGATCCACCGGTCACCGAATGGAAGAACACCCTGCGGACCGCCGTGAACAAGCTGTACTGAACCGCCACCCGCCGGGCGGAGCGTCCCCGCCCGGCGTTATGAGAGGCGCTGCCGCAGTCCAGGGCCCAAAGGCGAGCTCTGTTAGGGCCTGTCTCCCAAATCCGTCTGTGGCATCGTCGTGCTCGTGAGCGAGTCCTGGTTGACTCGGCGATTTAGGGCCGGCAGCGCCTGGCGCAGGGGGGAAGGCATGGTTCACAGTCCATTCGACGTTTCTTCGGCCCATGGCCAGAGCATGCACTGGAAGCTCGGCGGCTCTGGATGGGCCACCTGGTCGTGGTCGGTGAACGCTGAGGAGCAGAAGGTGCACGCCTCCTATGTAGGGCCCGAGGTCCTGGCCAGGTTCATGAACAGTGTCCGGGATCTGCGCCTTGGGTGCAGTGCGACCTTCGTGACGTTTTTCGACGAGCCGAGCGGGACGAGAGTCTTCTTCAATCAGACGGAGCAGGAGGTCTTCGTTCAGATCGTCGAGTTCGCGGACTTGAACGAGCCGTCGTCCTGGTGGTCGGACGCGAGACTGATCTGGGCAGGTCGGCTACCAACAGAGGCATTTGTCGGGTCCTTCATGGCCATGATTGAGAAGCTGCTCTCCGAGCACGGGACAGACGGGTACCGGAGGCGCTGGGGCTACGAATTCCCCGCCCTGGGGTGGGCGGCCCTCCAGGCAGCGCACAGCTCTCGCTGACCCGAACCGGACGCGGGGGTGAACTCCACGTCCGTGCCGCCGCAGCCGGCCGCGATGTCCAGCAGCCGGTCCCGCTCCGCCTCATCCACCGCCAGGCCCCAGCGGAGCTTGGTCGCCGTCCACTCCGCGCCGTACCGGCTCAGGGCATCCGCCGACGGCGGCAGCCACTCCGCCGGATCCTGGTCGGCCTTCTGCCGGTTCGAGCGGGCCGTGACCGCCACCCTCGCGGGATGACGGCCCCAACCTCCTACACTTCGACCCCGCGGGCGGCCGCCGCCCCAAGCGGCAGGCGCCCGGTCGAGGAGGCGGAGGCGGCCCTGGGGGGCCGACCGCGGCGGGTCAGGCGTTGACGCGGCGCAGGTGGATGCGCTTGCCGTACTTCTGGGACAGCCAGATCCGGCGGTTCTCCTTCTTGGTCTTCTTGCCGTCGACGGTGACGCGGGCCCGCTCCAGGCACCACTCGGGGGTGGAGCCGGCGTCTTCGACGCGCAGATGGACGGGGTAGAGGTCGAGGTCCTCGGTGTCGAGCTGGGGCTTGCGCGGATCGTTGCACTCGGGGTTGACGACCTGATGAACCCGGAGGAGTCATGGCCGTCGTCGGAGGTGTCCTCTACGCCGAGCAAGAGGGCTACGTCGACAAAGCCGACCTCAACGCCGCCGTCGGCGCCTTGACAACCGTCGCCGACACTGTGGTCGGCGGCGTTGGGCACCCCCACGGAAGCAAGTACGAGCGAACCACGGCCTACGCCCTGGGCTTCGACCAAGGCGACCCGGAAGGATGCGTGCAGCAGTACTGGACCAGCGAAATCTTCGAATGAGAACAGCTGCGTCCCCGCCGCCCGCACCGGGCATGAGATGGAAAGCCCGTCTCCCGGCTCGACATCTGCCGCACAGGGTCGAATCGGAGTTCCCATCTGCGGGATGATGGCGCCATGGCGGTGCGTGCGGGCATCGCCGAGCAGTTGCGGTTCCGCCCGGATGCGCGAGCCGAGGTTGACGAGGGCAACCGGAGCCTGGCCAACGAGTTTTCCAACCAGGTGAGCGCCCCCGCCGAAGACGTTGAAGGACGACGCGCCGCCGACAGTTCCCTCAACGGATCTGCGTCGAGCACACCAATGCCGAACCACGGCAGTGGCGGCCACTCCAGCGCTCCATCTGCCGACGCGAGGACTACGCCGAAACCCACCTGGCGATCGCCTCACTGGGTCTCGGACCGCTCCGCCATCCAAAGCAAACCGCCGCAAGCCGAGCACCGCACGGGTGCCGGGCCGACGGACAGCCTGCTGATCAACCATCACGGACCGAAGTCGTTGGCGTTCAGCGCCCGGGGCCAGCCGGGCAGACCGCATGTGCGCCCGCCCAGCCCCGGCTCCAACCCCGGCGACGACCTCTTGGCGAAGGCCGGCGAGGGTCGGGGATGCGGGGTCTCGCGGGCCGGGCTTCAAGCCGTCCGCGCCGCAGTCGCGGCGAGTCGGGGGCGGGAGGGGCTGATGTCGGATCAGCATCCTCCTGCCTCGACCGAAACGGCAGGTGACTGCGCGTCATCCCGGCTTGCTTCGAGGCCTCACCGCCGTTTAATGTCGTCAGCATGACGATAACGGCAGCGATCTTCGCTCCCGGCGCCCATCGGGCTCGGGGTACCTCAATCCAGTGGCAAGCGGCTGGACATGACGCCGACCGAGGGTCCGGCGCCGTGCCGGTGGCGAGCGATGGTGATCAAATCCATGCCGTATCGTCATGCCGTTCAACGGGCTTGGCGCGCGAGGAGCGGGCAGTGGAGACGCACGGCGCGCTTGGGGCGGTGTCGTTGTCAGTCGTGTCGTGATCGTGCGAACTCCCCCTCACCCCGAAAACACATCCCGCTAGGAAAACTCTGTGCGCCACGTCAGTCCGCCCTCACTCTCTGCTCTGCACCCCGCCCTCCTCGATTGCCTCTCTGAAATGCGTTCGGTCCGAGCGTTCCACGCAGCCGACTATGTCCGCGAGAAGTGCAGGGTCCTGAACGGGTACTTGCGGCGCAACAGCCTCGACTCGGTCGTCGTGGGCATATCCGGCGGTGTCGACTCGGCTGTCGTGCTGGCCATCGCGGAGACTGCCCGTAAGATCCCCGGCTCGCCGATCGTGAACGTCGTTCCGGTGATGGCGCCGATCTACGACACCTCCGCAGCGACAGGGCAATCCGACGGGGTGAGCCGCAGCCGGGAAATTTGTGATGCGTTGGGCCTGACCCCCTTGTTGGTCGACCTGACCGGGGCGCACTCGGCCCTCAAGAGCGCAGTGGACGCGGATCTGCCTCGGGCCGGCGCGGATTGGGCATCGGGGCAGCTCGCCAGTTACATACGGACGCCGGCCTTCTACTACGCCGTCAGCACACTCACCGAGCGCGGGCACGCCGCCATCCTGCTGGGGACCACGAACCGTGACGAGGGCGCCTACCTGGGCTTCTTCGGTAAGGCTTCCGACGCGATGGTCGACGTTCAGCCCATCAGCGACCTGCACAAAAGCGAGGTGTACGCGCTGGCTCGCTACCTGGAACTGCCTCGCTCCGTCATCGACGCCATTCCCACGGGTGACATGTACGACGGGCGCACGGACGAAGACGTCTTCGGAACCCCGTACGACTTTGTCGAGCTCTATCTCAACTGGCTCACACTCCCGCCCGACGAGAGGGAACTGCGAAAGGCGAGTTGGCCGGAATCGGCCCACCTTGAATTCAAGGAGATGGCGTCCCGCCTGGAGTCCCTCCATTCTTTCAATGCGCACAAGTACGCGGCCAGCAGTCCGGCCGTACACCTCAATGTGTTGCCCTCTGCCGTCCCGGGCGGTTGGAGTCACGGCCACGGCATCGCATGGGTGGAGGACTGAAAATGGTAGGAATGTCGGTCAACCCCTTTTGTCTTTCCCGGGACACGGAGCTGGGCATCTCGGCCGGCGGGTCGTGGGCCCCGACCGTGTCAGAACTTCCGCACGTCGATGCCAAAGTGATCGAAAATTTTCTCACTTCGGCCGAAGTGGAGCTCCTCTCGGCTGAGCTCGCTGCCCAGCGTCTTGTTCCGACGGGCCGCGACGGTATTCTTGCCCATTACTCCCCGGGCGATCCGGTCGGTTCTCTGCGCGCTACGGCCGAATCCGGCGCGCTGGCGGCAGAATTTTACCGGCGACTCCAGTCGTGCGTCTCGCTGGAGGTGACGCCCGATGATCCGACCGATTCGGACGGGAGGTCCTGGAATCCACTGTCCGTCAATCCGCGGATGAGGTTCATCAGGTATGAGCGCGGCGGGCTTCTCGTCCCGCACTACGATGCGCCCTACCGTGCCCCGGACGGAACACGAACCCTCCTGACGGTGGTCATCTACTTGTCGTACGAGGCGGTCGGGGGAGAAACGCGGTTCATCGCCGACAAGCAGAACGGCCTTCCTTTTGCACAGCGAGATTTTTCGGACTGGCAGCGGATCGCGAGTCCCGAGGAGATACTGACTGCTCACCACCCTGTACCGGGCGATGCGCTTCTCTTCTGGCACCGAACACTTCACGACTCGGCCCCCCTTCTCGAGGGCACGAAGACGATTCTCAGAACCGATGTGCTCTATGAGCCGACTGGTCCGGCATAAAGCAATAGGAAATCGCCGTAGCCAGGGGGACCACGTGACACTCGCATCATCGATGGTCGTGTCCGCGGAGGAGGAACACGCATGGCGTGACCCTTTCTACCGGGACGTGATCACGGAGTGGGGCGCGTCAGCGCTGCAGAGCACCGGATATTTTGACGACGGGGCAACTCGGGAAGACCTACAGGAAGCGATACTTGATCCGTTCTTCTGTACGCCCGTTCATAAACTGACCAGAAGTCCGGGCCGAACCAAGCCCCTCGTCCTGCTGGCCACCGGAGCGTTCTCTCCGATTCATCAGGGCCATGTGGACATGTTGCTGAGCGCGCGCCGAGCGCTTGAATCGAATGGAGAGCACGTAGCAGGCGCCTACCTGTCTCCGAGTCACGATCATTACGTATCGGTCAAGCTGTCCCATGAGGCGGTGCCGGCAGATGAGCGCCTCACGCTTGTCCATGAAAAGATCTCGCGACATGACTGGATCATGGCTTGCCCGTGGGAATCGAAGTGGGTGGCCAACCCCATAAACTTCACCACGGTCCTCCTCCGTCTCCAGAACCACCTTCGCACGTCATGGGACGACGAATGCGAAGTGGTGCTGGTCGTCGGGGCCGATAATTCAGAATTTGCCCGATGCTTCGTCAGACACGGCCGCTGCGTGATCGTCGCGCGAGGAGGCTGTGAAAGTCGGCTCGCCGAAGTCTTCGACGACCCCAGGATGGCATCTGCAATACACGAAAAGAGGGTGCTCGCCGCCCCCGCTTTCCCCAGGTCGATTTTCATGTCTTCCACGAAGGTCCGCACCGCGGCAGCAGCAACTCCCGCGGCGGCAGAGAGCGTGTCCGGCGGGCGCGGTGGCGGTGTCCCACCTCAAGCCACTCGCCGGTACGCCGTGAGGGACGATCTGGAGTGGGCGACAAGACGTTGGCGTGCGTCGGTGCCCAGAAGGGTCCTTGAGCCTGCCCTGGCCGAGTTCAAGTACAGCGCCCTCAAAAGCATACAGGCCGGTCTGCTCGGCGTCGGAGGACCCCGGGTCACGGTCGACCTCTTGAACCACGAAAAGCAGAGGGAGGTAGCCCGTGAGCTCTGCGCCGGCAATGTTGTCGTTTCTCTGGACACCTCGACTCCGGCAACCCATCGACTGGGCATATCACGAGTCTTTCACCCGTTCGATGTGCAGCTGCACTCGCATGGAATAGTCGCACGTCCAGGATGGCCCAGTCCACAGGAGCAAGTGGAGGCGATTGCGGCCAAGTCGGTCGTCCTCATGGACGACGACATTTGGACGGGGGCCACCATCGACTACGCCTCGGCGCTGCTCGAAGGCGCCGACATAGAGATATCGCGTACGGTTTCCCTGATGTCCGCAATCGAACCGGAAAAGCATCGGCCGATGGACCTCATCGATCTGAGGGACCTCCTTGTAGGTGCCGACGACAGCGGTCTGGTGGTTCAGGACTCCGGCGGTCTCGTCACCCGAGCGCCCTACCTGCCGCCGTTCGTGGATCTCGGTTCCAGGGCCTCCATCCCCCCGGCAGAGGTCCGTGGTCTTGCCTACCGGCTGTGGTCGGCGAATGCCACGTTCTTCGCCAAGACCGGGCTGCGCGTGGGCGATGCGTGCGCAGCCGTGCGCCAGTTCCTGCACTCGCTCGGACATCCCGATGGAGAGCTTTTGTCGGAAGTGTGCGACAGATATCGACGTCGTATGGTGGAGCTTCCGTTTGCCGCGGGATCCGATGTGCACCGGATGCTGAGGAATCCTCTTTCATGACCCGGTCGGATCGGTCCCGAGTGCATTTCCCGCCCCGGCGGGAGTCGGTCGCATGACGCTCGGTCACCACACGGGACACGACCCTGCCGCCGGGTGGAGTGGCGACGGCTCAGAACCGGACCGGCAGTGCGACGAGGCCCCAGGGCGCGCATCGACGGCCGTCGGCGGAGCCCGTCACGCGGCACGTCCGGGGCCAGGCCCTGGAAGCGGCACAGCGGCGTGCCCACGGCGACCGCCCGGCATCGCGGTTGGCCGAGGCGAGCGAGAGCATCACGGTCTCTCCGGCCGGCATCCGCACGCCGCCGATCTCGACGTCCTCGACCGGGAAGCGGCGGAAGGCCGGCAGCGCCGGGCCGTCGTAGCGGGCGAACCGCGCAGGGACCCGGCCCGCCCTGCGGCGACTTCGAAGCGTTCTGACAAGGTGGAGTGCATGGACTGCGTCTTCTGCCACCTCATCCATGAAGGCACGGCACGCTGGATGGCCCGCGAGGCCGAGGTATGCGCCTTCACCCCGTTGAACCCGCTCGCGCCGGGGCACACGCTGGTGGTCCCCACCCGCCACTACACGGGCGTGTTCGATACCCCGCCCGAAGTGCTGGCCGCGTCGATGTCGCTGGTCCAGCGCGTGGCAACCGCCATGAGAACCGCGCTGGACGCCTCGGGCGTCAACATCCTGAGCGCCAGCGGACCCGGATCTGAGCAGTCGGTGCCTCACCTGCACTTCCACGTCATACCCCGATGGGTGGACGACGGGATCTCCACCTGGCCGACCGGACGATCCCGTCGCCACCTCACCAGCGACCCAGGCACACGACTGGCCGACGCACTCAACCGTGACCACCCAGCGGGCCACACAAGCTGAGCCACCATCAAAATTTGCAGGTTCCGCACTCCCCCACCTCGTCGAGGATGGCGTCACCCTGCTCCCACCGCACCGCGCCCGGAAACGACCGAGCCCGGCCGCGGTGCGCCTTCCCAGCCCACCGGCGGCCCCGCCCGCGCGTACCGCATCCGCTCCCCCGGACCCTGGCACGGCCCGTCTGGCCGCCCTCAACCCCGCGCGGTGACAGAGCGGCTCGGGTAATCGGCCGCCGTGGTATGGCCTCCGAGGAAGCTGACGCCGAGGGAGAGCTGGACGGGGCGGGCGCTCTCATCCTCGCCCTGCCCGACACCTTGCGCCCGTGGACCCTGCGCGTCGCCGAGCGTCACCCCGACCCGGCTGCCAGGCCGGGCCACCTCGAAGCCCGAGCCGTCCACGTCACCGGTGTGGAGGAAGCCCGCATGATCGCGGCCGAGATCGGGCGCGGATCCTCGACGGGGCCGCTACCGAGGCCAGTGTGCAGCACGGCGGGGAGACTTGAGCCGGTGACGGCGCGACACGACCCCGCCCCTGAGCACGTCGTCGAAGCCCTCCCCCCGCCCGGTCACCGCGCAAAGCCCCGCTCCACGCTTCGCCCGTGTCAGTACGCGCGCGGGCCGCTGTCGGTGGCGCGCATCGGCTGCGGGTAGTACACCTGCCCGTCCTTCATGACCTGCTGGCACGTGTACTGGGTGGGGCCCATGGGCACCGTGACGGCCTCGGGGATGTCATTGCACAGGATGTGGTCCAGGGCGTCCGTGCTGTTGCCGAAGATGATCCGACGGACGCCCTCTTGCGTGATGAGGCCCTGGCGTGGGGTCGCCGTGAAGGTCACCAGGTTGTCCGACCAGCTCGACTTGTCACCGATGGCGACGTCCCACTCCACCACCGCGCCCTTGTACTCGGACGTGCAGACGACGGCGGTGCCCTTCGTCGAGCCCAAGTCCTTGGGACACTTGGCGGTGACCTCGCCGGTGCCACCACCGAGACCGAGCGCCTTCTTGCGGATCTCGTACTCCACGTTCGCCGCGAACGGCGCGTTCGCGGCCGGCGACGGCTGCAACTCTCCCTGCGGAAGGGGACCGGGACGGTCCAGCCTGTTGGGCAGCCGACTGACCGACGGCTCCGGCTTGGCGCTCTTCGCTCCTGCTCCTCCACACCCCGTGGCCAGCACGGCCACGCTCATCATCACCACTACACCAAGAGTCTTCATGCGCATGATCAAAAGACTAATGGCCGAAACAAGTGGTCCCGTCCTACCGCCCGGTCGGCCCGGAACGTCGGGTGGTGGCCCCGACGTAGGCCCTCCCCACCTTGCCGAGCGGATGGCCCGCGCGCACCGGGAGGACCTGCAATCCACGCGTGCGGAATTCGACTGAGCCCCGACGGACTTGCCCTTCGTGGTGCTGATCCCGCCGGGCTCGACGACCACCACCCGCACGCCATGCGGCCCTCCACTCGGCCGACTTCCTCGACGCCGGGACGTGGGCTGCGTTCGTGGTCTCCGCCAACGAGGTGGTGTTCCGCCCCATGTGGGGCGGTGAGCGGGGAGACTGCCGGACTGCATGAACTCATCGACGAGCGGAGCAACGCGGATGGGCTCCGCACCGGGTTACACCCATGACATCGACCCCGAGCGCGCACTGAAGTACGCCGAAATCAAACCCAAGGTCCGCGAACTCGGATGCGTCACGGGATCCGGCAACCTCGACCTGCCGGATCGTCCAACTGGTGCGTCCCCGACATCGCGGCCGTGCCCGTCGAACAGGAGGTGGGGACCTTCGATGACGACCCGACAGATAC
Coding sequences:
- a CDS encoding winged helix-turn-helix domain-containing protein is translated as MGRITRGEGDVVLRVHFTVEDLAQVQVTVLGPLAETQLSLQTVQRRDRAALFGGWRARTGPQIGADGRETARFLSSSAGGLVDLFTLVGAVGCMDEGIERLISASDRRLHAEFSVLPRASTRRAPWLAEAMDGDPRTVRRMAVALQGWNRVAVDPYWGRIDQHLVGEVARRGRLMVQGGAGALLDSLRPMAVWQPPVLEIPGYRPLIHPEADFHLGGRPFILAPSVFCGPVPQLFASPQAETVVMVYPALNNPVHAAALWASPTDMRQVDAPVPPTLSALLGRTRAIVLCVIADHPACTTTQLAQLAGISPASASEHATTLRSAGLTTLTRQRKVALHTLTHLGLTLLNTNGSVPAGS
- a CDS encoding 2OG-Fe(II) oxygenase, which codes for MSVNPFCLSRDTELGISAGGSWAPTVSELPHVDAKVIENFLTSAEVELLSAELAAQRLVPTGRDGILAHYSPGDPVGSLRATAESGALAAEFYRRLQSCVSLEVTPDDPTDSDGRSWNPLSVNPRMRFIRYERGGLLVPHYDAPYRAPDGTRTLLTVVIYLSYEAVGGETRFIADKQNGLPFAQRDFSDWQRIASPEEILTAHHPVPGDALLFWHRTLHDSAPLLEGTKTILRTDVLYEPTGPA
- a CDS encoding HIT domain-containing protein, coding for MDCVFCHLIHEGTARWMAREAEVCAFTPLNPLAPGHTLVVPTRHYTGVFDTPPEVLAASMSLVQRVATAMRTALDASGVNILSASGPGSEQSVPHLHFHVIPRWVDDGISTWPTGRSRRHLTSDPGTRLADALNRDHPAGHTS
- the nadE gene encoding NAD(+) synthase → MRSVRAFHAADYVREKCRVLNGYLRRNSLDSVVVGISGGVDSAVVLAIAETARKIPGSPIVNVVPVMAPIYDTSAATGQSDGVSRSREICDALGLTPLLVDLTGAHSALKSAVDADLPRAGADWASGQLASYIRTPAFYYAVSTLTERGHAAILLGTTNRDEGAYLGFFGKASDAMVDVQPISDLHKSEVYALARYLELPRSVIDAIPTGDMYDGRTDEDVFGTPYDFVELYLNWLTLPPDERELRKASWPESAHLEFKEMASRLESLHSFNAHKYAASSPAVHLNVLPSAVPGGWSHGHGIAWVED